AAACAATGatcttaaaaaaaatggtaCAAGATCTATACGACACTCGAGGAAAGTTATCTGGACTGTCCTCGTTTAAAACTCAACGACAGTGttcattaatgatttttacgagTAGTAAATTGATGATGCCACGTTAGCAAGACACATCATCGAAATCCTTTGGaaggattttctttttattattgattttaccTGTACAAAAGAGATGAAGCTGGTAGTACGGACAGATGGGCCACACTGAAATTGTCCAACGAGATATGAGGTTTTGATTCCCAAAACCCAACAGGAACGGGTCAAAATGGAACACATTGACATTGATATCCTAATTTAAAACCACGTCTGTTACATTGTACCTATACAGCATTACAACATGGGTCACATTCAATGATATtgttttttctaataaatacaaaaaaatccCACCTAAATTAAGAGATATTTCGGTAAAGATATTACAACAAAAAGGGTCCATAATTACATAAACAGACATCTGattattttggttatatttcaacaattttttaaaactttctgCTCCAAATAATGATCATTCGTTTTATAATGACAAAAAGAAACACACATGCATGCCATTGCCTAccaatctatttcattcaataaGGTACAAATAAAGAAGCTTAAGACAACGAACCTTTTAATTACAATTGACCCGGTGACACTACAAATGTCGGGTcagtcaaaataaaaattcatgagAACTTAGGTTTAGGCATAGGTGAAGAAGCATAGGCGTGAAAGTGCGGGTTGTGCGTTGGACTGAGCTTTTGAACCCAATGAAGCAGCCCTTTCTTATGATCTTGGCAATTTGGGTTCGGTACCCAATCCAGTGTTCCATCACGATTGAGTGACGACTCAAATTGCTCCAACACCTTCACTATCTGCCAAAACTCAGGCCTCTTCTCCGGGTTTAATGACCAACATTGCTCAATTAAAGCTCGCATTGCGGGTGGACAGTCTTTGGGAATAACAGGTCTCAGattctaacaaaaataaaagagttctGATATCAGAATTACAGATATATAATCATCATATAAAAAGCTTCTCAATTGAACTTAAGATTAACAAGTGCTGCAAATCATTCCGAAAGATGTCACAATTATAATTCAAGTAGGATATCTGCTAATAGCCATGTCCTTCCAAAGATGGAAAACCTTCATATTCAGTAACTATTGTTATCTCAAAATGGTGTTAGATTAGCCGATATTGAATGGCCGAAAGTAAGAATGTAATGTTTGAATAGGCTGTTAGAGACACTCAAGCAAGATGACATGGCTTCTTAGTGGTATACCATTATAGACCAAATAATTCCATTCATGTGATTAGAATCTTCAGTGTTATACCATATATAGAATGCAGTCTTAAATTCGACTGTAAAGATTTTCAATGCAGTCTTATGCTATATTTTGCGCACCAAGGGTGTGGAAGTTCATTCACAAGAAAAAAACTTTATATGCAAAGACCTAAATGAACTGAATCATGcatataactatatatatatatatcctagAAGCATTAGATTTGGGGACATACCTTGTTCACAACTGCAAAAGCAGCTTGGATAGGATTCATATCCTCGTATGGGATTGTTCCGGCAACCAGTTCCCACAACATCAGTCCAAAGCTATACACATCCACCTTCCTTCCATACGATTTCCTTTTGATCATCTCAGGTGCCATCCAACGATAAGTCCCAGGGTCATCTGCCAGTAGATCACAATATGCCTCCTCACAAGCTATACCAAAATCAGCAATTTTCATGTGGAAGTCCTGATCAATAAGAACGTTCTCTGGTTTAAGATCGCGATGAATGACTCCTTGAGAATGAATGTATTCCATTCCACGAGCAACTTCGAGAGCAATAACAATTAACTTTTTCAATGGAAGAGACTTATGATCAAGCTTGTGCAAGTAGGCCCTTAATGAGCCCTCTGATAAATACTCTGTTATAACACAATAAACCGGTGGCTTTCTACATGCTGCTATAAACTGGTTATCAGATCAAGAGATAAAGTGAGAATCGAAACATGCGGTGCGAGCAACAAGCAAAAAAAATACTCTATTCAAGAATCATTCAAAGCAATTCTATACCTGAACAAGAAACATATAGGGAAAgggaaatatgaaaagaaagaagaatgaaatacCTTTATAACGTTCTGATGGTGGAGTCGAGATAAAAGATTAACCTCTCTATCGAACTGTTTCTCTAACCTAGTAGCCAAGTCTCCATTGTCATCATCCGGTACCCTAATAATCTTAACTGCAACAGCTTCCTCCTTATATATGCCATGATAAAGCCTGCTATGCGCACCGTGTGCAAATCTAAGCCCGAGAAATAGCTGGGAAAGATCAACCGTGTGTTCATCAGCTGCATCTACCGCGTTAACCCGTCCTCCAGCATGGTCAAAATACTTGGTCCAAGCTGATTCTTTCATGCCCTTTGACCTATCTGAAACCTTCAAGGAACCCAAGTGCCTAAGGGGGCTTGAAATGGAAGACGGTGCAGGTGAACCGGATCGTTTTGTCTGGTGGGATTCCTTGTGTAAAAACTTGCCCACACGTCGCTTCTCAGATTCTTTCCTTTGAGGATGTGGGGTTGAGGATCTCCTCCTCTCAGACTTTGCTTCCTTGAAAGTATCCGGCAGAACAGTCTGAGGGACAGGGGATACAGATCTTTGTTTGTTGGTGATCGGATTTGGCTGAATCTGTGGATCATTATGAACTGGTTTCTGAATAGAAGAAGCCACAGTTGACCTGGGTTTCGATCCTAAACTCCGGTACTGGTTCCTGGCTGATTGTAAATTCAAAGGGAAAGAGCCCAATCTAGATGAGTCCAATCTATGGCAAACAGTGTGAGAGAACTTTGTTCTCCTGATCCAAGAATTTGCCTCTTCTGACATTTCTTATTTTCCCTGTAATTCACTCCAAATACTTGAAAACACTACAAAATCTCAAACCCAGAgcttccttctttttttttcctttctttttgtcTTCCCTCGTATACTTTCCTCTCTTCTTCGGAGAAGGGACAATCAAGAGATTGTTCCTGAAATAAATACTCCGAAACTAAAATTTCCAAGCTCATCAACAATTGACCactgaaaagaaaaatcaaactttGGTCTCATTGGAAATCGAGAAACCAATCAAAGCTAAGAAGAAGAACCATCGAGAATGGGACTCTGATCAGCCAAGATCtcttctccattttcttttttcttttggaaaagAGATAGAGATAAAGATAATCACTTGAAACCCATCCCCGATTGAAGGCCTTTTCTTTCAATctatcaaaaatttttttttttttgaaaatttctctCTTTAGGCTTTAAAAGTCAAAACACCACCTTCCGCGAATGCCTGGAAAATCCCACAAACCAAATAAACAAGTCATTAatccaacaaaaataaataaatttaaaagtaaaacaaagaatatatatatatatatatatatatatatacatacttcattttattatagaaaataaaaaaaaaaaacccatgaTTACAACCCCCGTTAAGGCATTAAGAAAAACAATCATTTATGtcaaaaaaacaattataaaccccatttaaaaaataaaaatagaaaaacccAGATTCACACATGATAAGATAAGCATaaagcaaattaaaaagaaaaaagaaaaagaggaacaAACTCAAAGTACTAAGAGCAGTACATATGATAACATAAACCAAAAAAGCATCCAAAGACAAGATCTTTACCATGAAGCTAAGAAGTACGTGGCTAATTAACGCAAGGTGGCATTTTTTCTGGGAGggttctttttctctttctttctttcaagttctaacctttttttctttcttttaacaAACCAAAGACGGGATCTTTTTGTGGGTAGATAAGAGGGGAAGCAACAGCACCAAAgttaaaaccccaaaaataatgaacaaaataaaaatataggaattCACCTCCCCTGCAAAAGGGAAGTTTGGGGAAGGTATACGTATCGTATACGGAGATGGTTTTGGGACCGTAGATTCCGTGGACCCGATATTTTCGGTTGAATGAATACTGGAACCAGTGGAGCCCAGTTGAGAGAGCAATGCTCCAGTGTGTGTGAGGACCACAAAACAGGAAAGTCAATATTTAAAAGGTGGAGcctttttgatttttcaaaaaaaaaaaatttatttatttcttaaagaAAGTATGGTGGAGAAATAAAGTGTCGCTTTCACGAAGAATGTGtattaagaaatttttataataatttattacagaGGCAACAGCAAAAGTAAAAGCTACAGATTTTCGacacccaaaaaagaaaagaatacgGATGGGTGTTCGATGGTACGGTCCGCACGGATTTGTTGTGGTAAGTTTTTGGTGGCCACCTACCTTCTTGTtgtatacttacatatatatttgtatatgaaaattactagagttaaattttataaatagattATCTGTAACGGTATGATAAGTTTAAccaataacatttttttaaaaataaaacatattccattttatggttaaaatatgtatttagtccttatatttctATGAGATTTGAGATTTAGCCTTTATactttaaaagataaaatttaatctttttactttctcaatttaaaatcatattcttattattattgttgttggtAGTTCCGttaaaatctatcaacttaTCTCATGTTTATTTTCCATTAATCATATGTCACGTCATATGAGGATAAATTTTGACGAAAAATAATAACAAGGTTAATGATGTAGGAAAACTGAATTTTCACGATTAAagtccaaattttaaaaagcatAAAGACTAACaacacattttaaatttttagagaaAAGTTGTGAATGTAtgagattatatatattaaaaaattgtgtttgtggAAGTTATGTAGTTGGATTTTTGGTCTTTGTTTTTAAGATTCTTTTGTCTTTTATCCAAATTTGATCGAGTCTTTATTTCACCTTTGCATGTGATAAAGTTAGGTAAAGGGAAACAAATTAGAATGATGAGATCATGCATCATGGtatatgaattatgaaataaccatgttatatataaatgaatttatgttctaAGACTTAAATCAAGTGGTTGTCGACAAATAAGAAGATGGTAATCGTTTTTGTTCCTAATCATTGTATTTTCCAATTCTTCACAATCTTGAATAATTGGTTTCTCAATCCGATTTTTTCTGATCTGAATCGGCTTGTTTGTTCATAATCCCCTTGTGGGTATCCCTTTTCTACTACTTAATACGCTTCTTTTAGTTGtttatattgattattttaagtTGGAAATTTTGTAGGAActcatatttttctaaataatcaCACAGTTAACCCTGCAAATGAATATTTGTATCCTtagtaaaaattcaaaaattatactCATGCGAAACTCAAGGCTGGCCATGGATCCTATCATTCAAGCTAAACATCTCGGCATGATCTGATTTGCAAGGCCCCATTATACTATCTGCTGTTATATCCAAATAACAAGAATAATGTCctgtatcattttatttttcagtcTTCAAGCAAAGTCATCAAAATACCATCTGAAATTTGTTGAAACTAGAGATATATCGATATCTAATACCATAGCTTAACTTCATTATGACAACTTACAACTAATGATTGCTAATAGTATACCTGATTATCCATGCAGGCTTGGAGGTAATGTTTGCTGATCTTGGTCACTTCTCTTATGCTGCAATTCAGGTAACTCAACACTAATACCttgtaaaatttgatttgatagttaCTGATTAAATTTGAGTTGAAAGTCGGctactaaattgaaatttaaccttTGTCTTGCTGTAGACTGCTTTCACCGTTCTGGTTTATTTATCCAGCTCTTATATTGGCATATATGGGTCAAGTTGCTTATTTGTCTCAACATCATCATACGAGTTACCACATCAGCAAAGACTGGAGATGTCAATGCATGTTCTTATAAAGATAAATTTCGTTTCAGCCATGACATTGAAGCCTTTATGGCTCAGGTATTTGAATACCCATTTTTTGACttataatttgatcaaattttgcTAATTGGGTTTTTTAACTGGAAAGTAAAGAAGTTGGTAGATAATGAGGAAGATGAAGTTGGATTTCATTTGATAGACTAAGTGAAGCATATATTCAACTTTCAGATGTGAAATGGTCTCAGTCATCCTTTCTGAGTTCAGAGCTCTCTACGTTCCATGTGACATCTATCTTGTTTTCAGGACTGCAAGGAATTTCAAGGCGAGCTTTTTGGAATCTGCAGTCTGTCTCGCGATCTTTCAGATAAGCTTTTCACAAGTGAAATTCTTGAATTACATGAAAAGCAAGGGCAACAGCACACAGAACACCATAGTGATAAGCAGGAGCTAACCAGTCTAGGCTCCTTTCCAACTCCGGCAGAAGGAAGTGAAACATTTTCTTCAGTGTCCAAGAATTTGCATCCTAGTGACATAGAGATTGCTACGACTGATAAACCAGTTCTTGAGGACTTAGGTATGTTCATTTTGCTATGAATGTCTTCCTCTCCTTtgtttgtgtttacatttagtCGATGGCCTAGTGTtccatttgtatttttttatatcattcTTTTCACGTGGCAAAGAGACAAAAGCTGAactggttatatatatatttgagttGACATGCAATTTGACTTTCTGTTCTGTGTTGTTTTAAAAAGCCAACTAATAAAATATGCTGTAGCATATGTTTGTTCAAATTGATGGGGAAAGAGAGCTCTTAAATCAATTGACTCTAGGAGATCTCATTCTATTTATCTTCAGGTATCTTGTATGCCCATCGTAATAAAGATATTATCAACAGTAGACCTGGGTTACAACAGAAAATAATAGTCCTTACTGGCGATAATAACCTGAGAATAGACACAAATGCTTCATGGAAGAAGAAAATAGATGGGGAGGAAAATGTCGTCTCAACTAGAGACAGGAAAAAGATTCAGTATGGTCGGCTGGCGCAGTTCAAGGGCATGAGAGTGGTTGAGTTTAGTAAGTGGGTACTCTCTGCAACTTCTTCATATAGGGAGAGTTTGCTTAGGAATTACAAAAGAAGAACACAAGAGGCATGAAATGATTGAACTGAGTGTTGTGTCTAAACTCTGTATTTCTTTTAACCCCTTTTTTAAGTGATAGGTCTAACCCGATCTGTGTATAGTACATCCGAAGTTTTTAGAATATGAACTCAGGTTTAATCTAATTAGTTCATATAACCACCCTTAAGTGGTGATATCTACTAAGTTTGGGACTCAAATCCCAATATCTATTGTCTTCGTTGTGCATTAAAGAATAGGTTTAGAAACGGCAGAGCTAGTTGTACAACTGGCGTGGCCAACAAGAATGTAGATGTATATTATATTGAATAATGTATTTACTTCACCAGTAATTTTTCCATCACATGCTgcttttactattattattttgataatcttttattaaatgactaatatactttttatcaaatgattattattttaatagtctttttatcttttcatatttttatatagtttttaaataaaaaattaaaaaatagcatGTGTAAAGATTGAACCCATGTTTAATTACATCAATAGTCATTCTTAAGTAAATAAAGaagttttttaacataaaatgttttcttttaccAAATTTGTGTATCCTAATTACTGGGAACGGGGACTATCATAAGCACTTTGTCCTTCCAAAATTATTCGAACTTGGGATGCTAGATCATTCTTTAAAGTAGTAGAATCACCTTTCACATTAGTCGCCACCAGATCCATATTTTTTCCCAATGAAAAGGACTTGCAGCTTTTCATAGCCAGCAAGCACACCAGCCCCTGCAACTGCACGAATAATGTTTGCACCAGCACCCTTGAACATCAATTTGACACCTtcattcttgatgatttgagaAAATGCTACCATCGAGCTCTTGTATTTCACTGCTTCTCCAGAAGTCATCATCATTCTTCTACGTACAATATCAATTGGATAATATGCCAGTCCAGCACCTATTATGATACCCCAACCCAACAAGAAACTTGCCAAGAAACTATCTTGTAAATGTCAAATACACGCATATATTCAGGTTCTATGTTTCAACAATTAAAACTCCACATGGTTGTGAGGGCAAGTAAACAGATGCTTACCTGCAATCCAGCAACCAAAACAACAGGCTTTAAAGAATCATACATTTTAAAGTAAAGTCCACGGTAAACAATAATTCCAACACATGAGATATTGAATCATCGGTAAAGACCAGCAATACCATCAGATTGGATGGTCTTCTTGTTGACATCAACTAAACCATTAAACTGCTTCTGACCACCCTTTTTAGCAGCCTTGTTATCATTAGCCAAACGTGTACGAGCATAATCCAGAGAGTAAACAAAAAGAAGTGATGAAGCACCAGCAATACCACCAGATGCCAAGTTCCCTACAAACCATTTCCAGTAGCCATCTCTGTCCTTTTTGAAGTTGAACATCCTCTTGAAATAATCCTTGAAGGCAAAGTTCAAAGGCTGCAGATTTTGTGCAACCCCAATAGACCCAAACCTATACCCAGCAACAAAAGGCTGCACATTTTTTAACATAGAAGAACCAGTAGTTGAATATCTAACATGTCCAATAGCCATTTCTCAAGTAATTGTTCAATAgtttaacatttcaaaaaaattattgtttcaaCCCCTCAATTAAGACAAAATGTATATTCTAACTATTGTTAACATGATTCAACAACCCTTCCAAAAAGATATATTCTTTGTTCACAAAATAGATTTCCTTTTGAAAGGTAATTTGACCCTAAAATTTACTGTCAGGTTTGAGCTTTGTTGGGTTAAGGGTGGTTGGCTTGATGTGTTATCCATTGAAGTGGCTTGGTTCAAAATTTACAGGCTCGATGATTGGCTTGCCATTTGGTTACCCCTAACAATCCCTTTGCAAGTCATTGTATTATGGCCTGGTTTGCCACATTTGGTGCAATTAGCTTGTTGTCCTGTCTTGCTTAATTTTGGTCCACTCTTTCTTACTTCATTTATTTCCTTCCTTCTTGTTTGTTTAGGTCTTCGTAGGGGCCTTCTAATTATGGGAGGAAAAATGGGTTCCATGTCCCTTACATGTTCCCATTGCATAGGACCTAtacacaaaaatttaaatatgtcaaacacattttataaataagtaatatttcataaaggtttagggttttagggttatTACCTTTTATAGGGTTAATCAAGTGGCAGTAAATATTCAATTGGGTAGTGATAGTATAACATGTATTTACATAAGTTTCAGGGCTCACAGTAAATAATTGCATGCAAGAAGCAACATGCTTACATGGGATTCCTGACAAGTCTCATTTTCTGCATGAACAGGAGGAGTTGAGGAGGTCAACCACATGCTTGTTGCCTAATCCACAATCTACCTCATACTTCTCATTTCCAGCATATATTGGGCATATACTATAAACAAAgtaacattttaaagttaaaacttTTCCATCCAAGTAACATAATTCAAGCTAAGTAAAAAAGAGTTAGCAAAACTTACTTATTAGACTGACTAACAATTTTAGACAACTTCTTCTATATCCTTGGACATAAAAGTCTAGGATACTTCTCAGCAGCCTCTCTCATAGAAACCAACCTAGTGATGACTTTTCTTCTAATTATTTCCAAAATCGTTAGGATGGGTTTATCTCTAGCTTCTAAAATGATCTGCAAGGAGAGCAAGTCTTTAAATAACTCCAACAGCAATTATACAATATGAAGTGATAAATAgtcagatttaaaaaataaaatttaaccttgTTGAAACATTCATTGTTGTTGTTCAGTAGTAGATCAGATTTGCATCTGATTGAGAAGTGGGATCTTGACTAAGTTCTTGGATCCTTGTCACGCAGCCAAGCCTCAGTAGATTTTGACAGTGACCTCATTTCAAACATTGCATCTTCAAATTGTATTGGAAAAGTTACTTTAGTAGCTTTCCAGTAAGTAAGACGCATAACTTGGCCTCTAAATCCTtccgtatttttaaaattattgtaaagATGTCTGGCACAATTTCTTTCTTCAGCGTTAGGGAACAACAAAGAAATCACTTTTATTAAACcctgtaaaataattaaaacaacatGCTAAGCAATCGTttttatataaacaatttagcATATACTATGACTTTATAGTACCTTTTGTTTGTCAGATATGAAGCATATATTGTAGGAGTTTTCGATTTTCAAATCCCTCTGTAAAAACTCAAGGAACCAAAACCATGATTGTTTATTTTCACTCTCAACTGCAGCAAAAGCCACTGGATATATACAATCATTGGCATCAACCCCAATAGCAGCAAGCAAATGTCCACCATAATATCCCTTCAGCCAACACCCATCTAACCCTATAATTCTCCTACAACCAGTTAACCAACCTGATTTGCATGCTTCAAGGCATATATAAAGCCTCTGAAATAGCCTACAGTCTAATTTACAGATGGTTGTTGTACCAGGGTTGCTTCTCCTTAACTCAagtaaataatcatatatattgg
This sequence is a window from Gossypium raimondii isolate GPD5lz chromosome 5, ASM2569854v1, whole genome shotgun sequence. Protein-coding genes within it:
- the LOC105769237 gene encoding serine/threonine/tyrosine-protein kinase HT1 isoform X1, translated to MSEEANSWIRRTKFSHTVCHRLDSSRLGSFPLNLQSARNQYRSLGSKPRSTVASSIQKPVHNDPQIQPNPITNKQRSVSPVPQTVLPDTFKEAKSERRRSSTPHPQRKESEKRRVGKFLHKESHQTKRSGSPAPSSISSPLRHLGSLKVSDRSKGMKESAWTKYFDHAGGRVNAVDAADEHTVDLSQLFLGLRFAHGAHSRLYHGIYKEEAVAVKIIRVPDDDNGDLATRLEKQFDREVNLLSRLHHQNVIKFIAACRKPPVYCVITEYLSEGSLRAYLHKLDHKSLPLKKLIVIALEVARGMEYIHSQGVIHRDLKPENVLIDQDFHMKIADFGIACEEAYCDLLADDPGTYRWMAPEMIKRKSYGRKVDVYSFGLMLWELVAGTIPYEDMNPIQAAFAVVNKNLRPVIPKDCPPAMRALIEQCWSLNPEKRPEFWQIVKVLEQFESSLNRDGTLDWVPNPNCQDHKKGLLHWVQKLSPTHNPHFHAYASSPMPKPKFS
- the LOC105769237 gene encoding uncharacterized protein LOC105769237 isoform X2 → MSEEANSWIRRTKFSHTVCHRLDSSRLGSFPLNLQSARNQYRSLGSKPRSTVASSIQKPVHNDPQIQPNPITNKQRSVSPVPQTVLPDTFKEAKSERRRSSTPHPQRKESEKRRVGKFLHKESHQTKRSGSPAPSSISSPLRHLGSLKVSDRSKGMKESAWTKYFDHAGGRVNAVDAADEHTVDLSQLFLGLRFAHGAHSRLYHGIYKEEAVAVKIIRVPDDDNGDLATRLEKQFDREVNLLSRLHHQNVIKDFHMKIADFGIACEEAYCDLLADDPGTYRWMAPEMIKRKSYGRKVDVYSFGLMLWELVAGTIPYEDMNPIQAAFAVVNKNLRPVIPKDCPPAMRALIEQCWSLNPEKRPEFWQIVKVLEQFESSLNRDGTLDWVPNPNCQDHKKGLLHWVQKLSPTHNPHFHAYASSPMPKPKFS